The nucleotide window GCGTATGCCCTGCTCGGCGCGAACGACGCCAACCTGCGGCGGATGCGGGAGCTGACGAAGGCCAAGATCATCGCGCGCGGCGAGACGGTCACGATCACCGGAGACGAGCCGGACGTGCAGGCGGCCGAGCGCATGGTGCAGGGCGCCCTCGACCTCGTGCGCGGCGGCGGCGAGCTGACCCCGGAAAGCCTGCTGCGCAGCGCCCGCCTGAGCACCGAGGGCCGCAGCCTGGCCGCCGAGACCCAGGTCACGGGCCTGAGCCTGCCGCGCGGGCTCAAGCCCAAGACGCCGGGCCAGAAGCTGTACCTGGAGATGATCGAGAAGTCCGACATCGCCTTCGGGATCGGCCCGGCCGGGACCGGCAAGACCTACATGGCCGTGGCGATGGCCGTGCAGGCCCTCAAGGCCAAGAAGGTCAAACGCATCATCCTGACGCGGCCGGCGGTCGAGGCGGGCGAGCGCCTGGGCTTCTTGCCCGGCGACCTCCAGGCCAAGATCGACCCATACCTGCGTCCGCTGTACGACGCGTTGCAGGACATGCTCGACCAGGAAAAGTTCGAGTCGTACCTCACGAGCGGCGTCATCGAGATCGCCCCGCTCGCCTTCATGCGCGGGCGCACGCTGAACGACGCCTTCATCATTCTCGACGAGGCGCAGAACACGACCGGCGAGCAGATGAAGATGTTCCTGACGCGTATGGGCTTTTCGAGCAAGGTCGTCGTGACCGGCGACGTGACCCAGATTGACCTGCCGCGCCACGTGACTTCGGGCCTCGCGGTCGCCAAGCGGGTCCTGAGCCGCATCGAGGGCATCGGCTGGCACGAGTTCACCGACGTGGACGTGGTGCGTCACCCCCTGGTGGGCCGCATCATCCGGGCCTACGAGGTGGCCGAGGACGCCGAGGAGGACAAGCGCGCCGCCCGCCGGGGCGAGTTCGCCCGGATTCCCGAGGTCGAGGGCGACCGGGTGCC belongs to Deinococcus sp. Leaf326 and includes:
- a CDS encoding PhoH family protein — encoded protein: MTDFTTNAAPSPATATLTLNDQREAYALLGANDANLRRMRELTKAKIIARGETVTITGDEPDVQAAERMVQGALDLVRGGGELTPESLLRSARLSTEGRSLAAETQVTGLSLPRGLKPKTPGQKLYLEMIEKSDIAFGIGPAGTGKTYMAVAMAVQALKAKKVKRIILTRPAVEAGERLGFLPGDLQAKIDPYLRPLYDALQDMLDQEKFESYLTSGVIEIAPLAFMRGRTLNDAFIILDEAQNTTGEQMKMFLTRMGFSSKVVVTGDVTQIDLPRHVTSGLAVAKRVLSRIEGIGWHEFTDVDVVRHPLVGRIIRAYEVAEDAEEDKRAARRGEFARIPEVEGDRVPSAPVTTDRVAVTGD